Within Phycodurus eques isolate BA_2022a chromosome 18, UOR_Pequ_1.1, whole genome shotgun sequence, the genomic segment GAGGCTTCGCCCTTCTTGGCCCAAAGGCTGGCGTGTGCCACCTCTCAGCACTACGGCATAGCAGGTGATCGCGGGCGGTTGCGGCTGAACGACCTCTGACCTCAGCTGTCTCTCTGCTCTCGCGCAGGCGGGGGCTCGCTGCTGGTCCTTGACGACACGCCGGACGGACTTCGCCTCGTGAGCAGGTAACTGCAGGAATGGCGATGACGGGATGGACGCCGCCCACGTCTTCAAAATGACAGCTGATTAGATCTCGAGGGCAAATAAAGTTTAGCTGTTCTAGTTGTCTGTTCGCTGGCCGTCACGTTTTTGTGCTGTCAGGTGGGAGTGGAGCGACGGGGTGTTTGACGTGTCGTGGAGCGAGGCCAACGAGCATGTGTTGGTGGCGGCGGGCGGCGACGGCAGCTTGCAACTGTGGGATGCCCACCGGCGGAACGTCGCCCCCCTCAGGGTGGCCAAGGAACACACGCAAGAGGTCACGCGCACTCTCTGGGGTGCTCGTGTGTCcacgtgtatgtgtgttcatgcgagtgtgtgtgtgtgcgcgtgcgtgcgtgcgtgtgcgtgcgtgcgtgcgtgtgtacgcAGGTGTATGCGGTGGACTGGAGTCAGACGAGAGGCGTGGACGCCATCGTGTCAGGATCATGGGATCGCACCGTCAAAGTGGTGTGtgcatttatgtgtgtgtgtgttgaatttCCTGGTGCCACATCTCTGACCTTCAACATCGTCCTTGTCACCCGCACTCCAGTGGGACTCCGTCCTCGGCCAATCGCTGAGCACCCTCACGGGTCACCAGGGGGTCGTCTACAGCACCATTTGGTCACCTCACATCTCGGCGTGCTTTGCTTCAGCCTCaggtcagacacacacacacacacacacacacacgcaggatACGTCATGGCCACATTTTACCACAAAGGGGCACTGTTGACCTGCTGGTGTGTACTCGTGAGTGTTGTCGACAGGTCAGCCTCGTTATCTGAccatgaatagcgaaaatctgcagaTCGTTGATGGCCTTTATCATtgcattgaaaagaaaaaaaaaaagttttttttctcacattctTGAATGAGTGGTGATAAACTGCCAGTATGGTTTTATGGGTTGatctgcccccccaaaaaagaagaatgaaaacaaaattggggaaaaacaattgaaaagagATACATCTGCGAATAGGTTAATCCACAGGTGCCTAACTGCAAGTGTGTGCGGTCCAGTGTACATCTTTTTCTGCtttctatttgttttgtttcgatGTGTGCGAGTGCGAGCTTGTGTAATTCCGCGTGTGTGTCTATCTGTGAATGTGggtgtcggtgtgtgtgtgcttttgtcGGTTTGTGCATTCATTTGTGTGCCGGATTACGTGTAAATCTGTTCGTGTGAATTCAAGTTTGCATGTGTGAGTGCAAAATTGCGAGAGAGTGTTTGTGTCATCAATTTTATGTTCACGGTATGATCccgagttttttgttttgtttttattttttaatttatttatttttttgtcgtcaGCTGGGATGAACGTGCGCGTTGCTTGCTGACCCGCCGGGGAAAATGTCCGCCTCCGCACTTTTCCTTTGCCGCACTCGAACAATCATTCTTCACACAAAAGGTCACAAACCAAcccctgtgtgtgtgggtgtgtgtgtgtgtgtgtgtgtgtggggtcgGGGGGACCGGTGCACGCATTGGAGCGCTTCGCTTGCTCCCATAAAcgtaaaatgtaattaaaatgtaaaaagttgcTTGGTGCTTCCGAAAGCTTGGCTGTCGCATCGACGCTTTCAACTTCCTGTCGCTAATCTGATCTCAAGCGGCTCCTCTGTTCTGAGAAAAACATCAGAGAGGAGCGTCTTGGGTTGTGGGCGGCCGTGGAAAATGGTTGGCAGAGGTTTGAACCTGACGACACGTCCGCACAATTGATGTTGCGAGCGTGAccaggaagagaagaagaagaagagaggctGTGGGCTAATGTACCCCTAAAGCTGCCAGAGGCGCCCCCTCGGCCACGAAATGCCAGCTGAGTTCCCGCCTGCATCCAGATATGCGCTGATGCTAACCAGTGTGTCAAAATCACTGCTACTAAGTGCTGCCGCGTTAGCTGTAGCGCGAAGGTAGCTGGCGCGGTGCGGCAAGCATTCTCCGATACGAACACGGAAGGCGGCGAGGTTGGACGACTGCTCAATGTGGACgcgctgtttttattttcattctattTTTACAGTATCGTGTACACGACCACGCTGGCTGCAGTTTTTGCTTGCATCACGACATGATCTTTTTCCGGACGTTTTTTCGGGTGACAAAAGGCTAGCAGTCCGAAACAGAAAATGCACTCTTGGGCCATTTTCGGCCGAAACATTTCGGTGGCCAAAAATTCGGTGCATCGCTAATTAAACAGGGTTCCTACGGATATATGGAAAGGTATGGAATTTAATAACATTAACGTCTAGGTCTGGAAAAGTATGGGAAATGAAACGTACAGAAAATTATTTGTTtcatcggatcggcgaattattacattaaagccgatcagccaatcagcaaaaaatgctaattatcggccgagtccgatcagatcggtgtaaaatctagttatatttattttgtttccacaataacaaaaaaaggttcCATTTGCCCCTTTCTTttttgagcacctgcccctccAAAGCTCTCTGCACGCCCCTGCAtacatacacgcgcacacacatttagacgcacacaaacacgccgCTCGCCAACTGCTATGCAACAAAATGGCCGACGCCGCAGATTGTGCGGGATTTTTACTGGATCTTCATGAGGTGAACGATGTAGTTGTTAATTTCCATCACGAGGTCACGATTTTCTTGTCCGTCACGTTGGCGGCTGACATCGAGACGAAACGAAAGCTGCCGACCGCCCGTCGTGCGGAAATCCCTTTTGGCGATCGGAGATGAGGGAGGCGCGGCggattgccgaggcggccgcgTCGGCGGCTCTGATCCTGACAAGGTTGCAAAAGTGCAAGAGGATGAAGATAAGAATGAGGATGAAGAGGtctgcgaggaggaggaggacgatgaGGAAGAGGACGCTCAGCCAGCAAGCGGCTCCTTAATCTCTTCTGAAGCTGAAAGAAGCGCGAGTGTGACGCGTGGTCTCGGCCTTAATTTATGGGGAAAATGTCACCCGACGCTCGCACACGCCAGCATGACGACAAGgccacaaaaatgcaatatccaCACTCGAGGTGCAGCAactaatcgacaactaatcggtTATCAAATTAAtggacaactattttgataatctgAATTGTTTCGAGACCCCGTTCACTTCAAATTGGCCAAATCTTCGGCATTTCAGCCTCTCACCTGGAAAAATTCTCAGGTTCCGGTCCTCCTCCGTCAAAGCAGACCGATTCTTTGTCTTTCGTCAAACTAAGACATTCACAAACATCCGACGGATGTTACAAAGCAAACCAGGAACTGAGGCATAATCAGTCATTCCTGCATTGTCAATTTGAGATCATGTCCTCTTTTGGAAAAAAGGgctggaaatttaaaaaatcattcttTTATTAATAAAATCGTGTGTGTATTCTCGCTCAGGTGACGGGACGCTCAGAGTGTGGGACGCGAAGGCAGGCGCCTGCCGATTGGTGGTCCCAGCTCACAACGCTGAGGTTCTGAGCTGTGATTGGTGCAAATACGATCAGGTGACTCTAATCAGCATACATTTTATTGCCATTGTCAGTGAAAGTTACATTcaccctttttatttatttatttttataaacatgaatggtaataataaaatagagtCTCGACGGTGCGCCACGGTGGTGCCGGCGTACCGCACGGTGATGGAGGAAGTGAGGATGGCCGTGTAGAACCGCAGCGACATCTTGGTCAACTGCTGGAGTTTCCTCAGCTGCCATAGAAAGGCCATCCTCTGCCGAGCCTTTTTTTGGCTCCCGCTTGAGGTCTCGGGTGATGGTGGTGCCCAGGATGAAGGAGTCCACGACGGAGCCTGTGAAGGTGATGGGCCGCCGTGGGCCCGGTCCTTTCCTGAACCCTGCagtcatcttttttgttttctgggcATTAAGCTCCAGGTTGTTGCGGTTGCACCAGGACACCTGCCGGTCCACCTGCCTTTCTGTAGGTAGACTCATCGCCGTTCGAGATGAGGGCGGTGTCGTCTGTAAACTTGATCGGTTTTACTGATTGACGGCTGGAGGTGCAGTAGTCGGTTACAGGGAAAAGAGCCAGGGTGTGGGTCCGCAGCCCTGAGGGGATCCTGTACTGATGGTCCGAGTGTCCGAGACGGTCTTTTCCGGCCGCGTGTGCCGCTTCCAGACCGTCGGGAAGCCTGAGATCCACCTGCAGAGGTCGGTCGGGCACGTGGAGCTCCGAGGATGGAGTCGAAGGCAGAGCTGAAATCCACAAACGGAATCCTGGTGTGGGTTCCCGGGTAGTCCAGATGCTGCAGCATGGAGTGAAGGGCCAGGTCGACTTGTGGTCAACAGACCTGTCGGCAAACTGCGGCCGGTCAAGGAGGGGAGAGGCGATTGAGTCGCGGTGGGGCGGGACCAGGCGCTCAAAAGTCTTCATGACTACAGACTTCAGCGCCGCAGGTCTGGAGTCActgcgatgatgatgatgtttctTCTTGTGAACGCAGAGAAGCTGCAAGCGTGTGGAGGGTGTGGACACTTCAACCCGAGTACAACACGCCAAAAATCTTGACAATAGCAAGATAAGTTGTGGAGAAATGGAGCTTTTGGTctggcaaaatgtttttttgtgtggcctTTTTGGAGAACGTTTTGTGTGATGGACACCGATGGACAATCAGGTCCAAAGACACCTTCAAATTTTAATCAAACAGTATAACTTGGTTATTCCTCAGCTGTTTCGTTTGGTCTGCTACTCGGGGAAGCCCTTCTCCctttggctgacaagtttcagttcaaaatgtcCACCAATAAGCTCATATGGGCCAAAATTCCCAGGACGTGGACGCATCAAAATGAGCGTGACATTTCCAATGGTGTTACTTGCCCTAAAAAGTCGACTTAAATAGCGCAAGaggaacattggtgggcagagCAGCAGAATCAGTCATGGACGTCAGTCAGCAATTGTTTATTCCagaattattttgtttctggAGGGTTATAAAGGCCTTTGAAGTGCACATTCCatctttttagaaaattccacaaagatggctgCTATAAACGTGCATTCCATCTTCAGTCGTCCTTCAACTTGTTTTCCACCTTTTCCGGAGACGCATGTCCCCTCCATTCATGTTCTCTGAACAATAGCAATatggccgtgtgtgtgtgtgtgtgtgtgtgtgtgcgtgtgtgtgcgtgtgcgtgcgtgcgtgcgcacgcAGAATATTGTGGTGACAGGCTCCGTGGACCGCAGTTTGCGTGTTTGGGACCTGAGGAACCCCAGGcagcctgtcaatcaaatgagaGGCCACGCCTACGCAGTCCGTCGGGTCAAGGTATACGTGCGTGGCGAGCACACGCAAGCCCGTAGTGTGTGCACACACTTagtgacacacacatgcacacagacgaGACAGAATCAAAACACTCACTTGCATGGATGTAATTACGACACACACGCTCACGTACAgacgtgcacacacactcaatcaCAGTCTCTTactgacacacacacctacTGTGGACGCATGAGTTCCCTGAGAGCAGATCACCACCATAATTgtctgactgtgtgtgtgcttgcgtgcgtgcgtgcgtgcgtgcgtgcgtgcgtgtatgaaCACGATTTATTTGTAACATTTGCATGCATCAAGTGACATgaggtgtttgtgtttttgtagttttctCCATTCAGTGGCAACATGTTGGCGTCCTGCTCGTATGACTTCACCGTCAGGtaatgcacgcacacaaaaaaagttgtcttGTCGTGTTTTCTAACACAAACAGGACAAGAAGCTTTGAGGTGAGTCGAGCACAAAAACGTCCCACACTGTCTGCTGCACTTGAAGGCAGCACCCTGCGGCTGCAGTGCGAGCGGCCGACAATATTCGCGTGTGCGCATCATTAGTAGCGTCCCGGCGGCTTTTGTGCTGACACGTCACGGCTAACGAGCCGCACGACTCGTTAACGCTAGCGACCTGTTACTTCATCACTTTAGCCATCAACAATCAGTGCAGGGCGACCAATCATGACTATGATTATGATGAGGATGAGAAggacactctctcacacacacacacacacacactgttatgCACGCTGGTTAAGTAGCATTtaggcaaatatttttttagcacaATGATTGACGCAGTCTGCACTTCCTGTTCTGATCTATATGCAAGTTGTGCAAAcagtgcttgtgtgtgcgcgtgtgtgtgtcagtgactCACAAAGCTGACAGGTGAACACACTTGTGACACAATGGCAACAATGGGAGGCAAATCATTCGTTACCATGGAAACCATGTACAAAGAACTCTTTGTGCTCATTACATCAACCTGCTCGGACACGCACAAGtgaagtttgtttaaaaaaaacaaacagttcaagACGTGTacgtaaaagttaaatacaactgaagtgtaccttaaagatgtactgtacagtgagtgggcggcacggtggacgactggttagagcgtcagcctcacagttcggaggatccggcttcaatccccggccccgcctgtgtggagtttgcatgttctccccgtggttgcgtgggttttctccgggcactgcggtttcctcccacatcccaaaaacatgcattaattggagactctaaattgcccgtaggtgtgactgtgagtgcgaatggttgtttgtgctctgcgattggctggcaaccagttcagggtgtaccccgcctcctgccccatgacagctgggacaggctccagcacgcccgcgaccctaatgaggataagcggctcagaaaatggatggatggatgtacagtgAGTGGAACCTCGATTCAACAGACTAATGGGGGCGGGGTAGGAGGGTTTGTCTGTTAAATTGAAACacttttgtggcctaaaaacaaCTTGTACTAGTTGTAAAAAAgcctgaaaatgtttgaaaagtttttgtttttcccaaacAAGCTGGTGGAACAATGTTGTGGGGGTGAGTTCAGATACGTCGACATGGCGTGGTCCAGCGTACTGTAACCACACGACGAGCGCTCGTTAGCTCCAGTAAACGACAGCCGCTGGTGTGATTAGATAGATACGTGAGCTGCGTACCTACGGCGACGCGAAGCTAATTTCCTTGCATTGCTCTTGATGGAACGTCGCCACATCCAACATGGCCGAGCAGTGGCAGAGCAGGCACTTCCTAATATCCTCCTGTGTCTGTCTTCACGTCTCCAATGAAAGGTTTTCAGTCTCTGGTAAGAAGCATTCTGATTTTCCATAGTCAGGCTAATGTGTTTAATATGTAATCTAACCAAATGTAGCTATTTAGTTTTGCTGATCGCATTAAACAGTAGAAAAAGCGCAAGTGGAGGCACACAGGATTCTGCCTCCACAATGAGAAAGAAGCCTTTTTAAGAGTGGCCGTGGCAGCCACCGTGAAGGGGGCGCACGAGAGCACACATGTTCACGTTGTTGCCGTCCTCCTCCTACGCCCAGCTAGCCAGCCTGTTCCTTTGACTCTGTCAGACCAAAGACTGGAGGCGACAAAGTTACTCCAGCTTGCGCTGACTGTGCCAGCGACAACAGCGTCTGTGGAAAGATCATCCTCGGCATCAAAAAGACTCAAAACATTCATTTGGTAAAGTACTCATCCAGGAatacttttttaatggaaataaTCTCAATTTTGATGGAGAGACTTTTGAAGCTCCGAGAAGAAAATGAGGATTTGTACTGCAAAGTAACTGGGATAAAGATAAGACAATAAGACCTTTCAAAGTTGACGTAAAATGTTTGCATCCGTCTGTCCCGGGAGACAATGGAGTCTGTATCTGGGTCAGTCCGTGGTTGAGTTGCAGCGCTCGCTGGGGCCGAAGAGCACGATGCGGGAGCCGCGGGTCCGCTGGTACTCGCTGCAGGCGTACTCTGTGGTGGAGACAACACGGGGACCTGGAGCCTCACACAACTGCGGGTTCTCTCTCTTCCCACTTGCTCTCCCACCTCTGCTCAGCTAGGTGGACACCAGCCTTGTTCGTAGACCACCCGGCGGAGCGATCTGGGGCTGCTGACTGCCGGGCTGATGTCACACGCCTTCAGAACGCATTCGCCGACGTCCTCGTAGCAGAAGTTTGGCCGTCCTGTTGGACGCGTTCCTGTGGTGAGCTGGCCATACAGGATGTCTTTTGGGATGTGCGGACATGGCCCAGCCAGCGCAGGCGCCTCGAGGTGATAGGGTCAGGATGGCGAACAGGCTAGGCACGTCGTACATGTCACGTGTTGCCACGTCGTCCGAGGCAACGTGAAAGTCGTTCAGCCTGCCTGCTTGACTGGCGCGCGGTGTTCCGGGCTTCACTGCCATCGAGGAGTACTGAGGACGCATGTCTGCTCATCTTTGTTTGTTGTCAGAATGGTGTTGTCTCGCACTCTCTTGGAGCCAATGCAGTCGATGCTTTGTCTCGACTAACATTGAGCTCGTCATCCACGGACAGGTTGCTGGAGGTATGCGAAGTGGTCGATCTGCTTCCGACGTGCGGTTTCCGATGGTGATCCTGGGAGAGTCGCTGACACCCTTGCCCATGATGTTAGTCTTTTTTAGGCCGATGGTGAGGCCAAACTCATTGCGTGTTTTTGAGAAGCGGGTGATGAGCCGCTAAAGTGCTTCCTCAGTGCGGGCCGGGAGTGCGCCGGCGTCTGCAAACAGCATCGCCCTGCCGAGAACGCTACGATCTTGATCTTTGCTCTGAAGCGGACGAGGTTAAAAGGGTTCTCGTTGCTCCTGGTGTGGAGGAAGATGCTATCTTCAGACTCTCGAAAAGCCTAGTGTAGGAGCATGGAGAAGAACACGCGAAAGAGTATCGGTCGGGGCCAGGACGCATCCTTGTTTCACGCCACTCTTGAGAAGAGAAGCGTCCATGTAGCTTCAGCCTGCGTGCGAAGTGCGCTCAGTTACCAGGTGTCGCCATGTGCTGGCACTGTAGTAGGACTTGCTGAAGAGAGGCGATGCAGCTTGGCAAGGGCAGACACCCCTTTTGCCCTGCTGACTACAAACAGCAGTGCTAGCCAGCGGTGGAGGCTGAAAAGTGAGCGGTGACAAGCACGCAGACGCTACGCAACCACACTTGACTCATCAGCAGCTGTTGAACACCCAAGAGATCCAAACTGTTCCGTTAGAAAAGGCAGTCTGCATGACCGTGCAACTGAACAGGACGGGGTGAATGAGAAACatgaataataatcatttttaaaaataaataaccaacTATGAAACAAATAAtccaaaattcaaattaaaaatgagactgaattaaaaaagaaattctatttatttttggaatggtcTGCATTTAAAATAGTTGtacattacaataaataatataataataacatcaaaTATGTTACTTCAGTATAGGCCTAAATTAAAGTTCCTATTTTTGTGCAACACTTGGTAATTTAATGAGTAGCCTTTTGAATAAATCAGAAATTACAAAGCTAATTAAGGTCTCTCTAAATTGCTGGAAACAACAttctttattgcaaaatatgtgtaaaaagaatgctttatatatatatatatatatatatatatataattacttttgtttttggttgttttgttccTATTTTTTGTATGTCTAGCTGCTAAATTAATGACAAATAGATGACTGTGTTTGGCGTGTAGATTTTGAAATGGGACTCTGATGCGAATGCATCACCAGTCATGAAGCTCACCACACGTCACTGCTTAACGTCGCTTGTGGCACCTTCAGTATCGACGCGAATGCGCTTACGTGAATGAGTTTTATGTCTGGGAGGGGAATTGTAGCATTGCTAAGCACGAGTACGTGTGTGAGTTTTTGATAGGAGAGACGACCAAGCGGCAATTGAGCCAATAAAAGTTGGCCTGTGGACCTGAGCcaacagcagccaatcacaCTAATTGAACCACTTTCTCTAcctcgtgcgtgcgtgtggtcAAAGCCCTTGCGCAGCAAACCTTCCCTCCAGATTCATCCACTTTGCAAATGTGATTTGATcatagtgagagagagagagggaacaCTGACCGCCATCGGGCAccatcacacacatgcacacacctcaCACATAACCTGGAGGTGCCCCACTAAGTGACCAGTGTCACCAAAATTTACTGTTCCGTGTGCATGCGCGTCATGTTGCAGTGTTTTGTACACTCAAAGTGAGTGAAAGTCAAtaaaagctgtgtgtgtgtgtgtgtgtgtgtgtgtgtgtgtgtgtgtgcgtgtgtgcgtgtgcgcgcgtgcgtgtatgtgtgtttgtaagTGAAAGCGTGTACGATTATTTTGTGTTGGAGTGTAATGTGTTACGTGTTAGAAGTGCACGATGTTGTAATTGCGGATACatgtcacaagatggtggcaaagcacttaaatgagagaggatcataaagcatcaacaccatgcttcAAGCATGTACATGATCATGAAGCAATGTTACAGTCGGTCAAATGTTGAGTAGGTAAATGATTCgtcaaacacagacacaccttcacatgaggctcgtCAATAGTGTTAGCTAGCTTATCAACCTGATGAACATGCTAGCATAAGCTACTCAAATGTGAATCTAACATGTTTGTCATTTATTGCTGTTTGAGGTTTTGGGACTGGAAGAATGCAATTCCTCTCGTGGACACGGTGGAGCATCACTCTGAGTTTGTGTGTGGATTAGACTTCAACATGCACGTACCCAACCAGGTAAAAGCACAAAAGAAGACGTATGCAAACAACAGTCTGCTAGTTTCATGCTAACATACACAGCCAAACACCCCACacgggctaacagaaattagcattcaCGTTATGCTAATTCAAAACACATACAGAGCATATGACAATAattacaggtgtgtgtgtgtgcgtgtgcacgtgcgtgcgtgtgtgtattgtttCTAGTGACTttcatgcacacacgcacgcacatacatgcacacagtcTATAGTACACATTCTTTCTACTTAACTACCTCTCTGAAGGCAAATGAGAATGAAACTAATTTGCTGACCAAGCTAACAAtggcgcacgcacgcacacacacacacacacacaacagtgtGGCCGTTCCTATCCAGGCTCAACTACGTGTGTGATGGATCCCCTCTTTATGGCCATTCACGCAAACACATTTTACAgacgctctgtgtgtgtgcgtgtagatgaggtgatAAATCTCAGATGACTTCCCAGTTctgttgagagaaaaaaaaaagctcccttCTATATATTCACCGCTGTTAAATGCCTCTGCGTGTGTGTAAGTATGTGTGTGCAAAGTGCTTGTAAcgtatgtgtgtgcgtatgcatctttatgtgaatgtgtaaatgtgtggtTCTATATGTGGTTTGCATGTATTTGCGAGTGCATGTTTATTCACGTGTACGTGtgtagttttgtgtgtgtgtgtcagtctgTTTCtgcgcgcttgtgtgtgtgttaggattataatagttttggattttccattatagtttttatttcattttgacttcattttcaaattcagttttaattattttttagagcaggtttgttagtttttattttcttcaaatatgcttcattttagttttgttttattagtttCAGTATTAGTTTGGGGTGTTTGTCAagtttgagagagaaaaaaaaaaaaaagtattgtgtaataaaaactcaacaaaaactACAGTAATTTTTTgacaaccatccacaaatcaaatcCAGGTATTTGTAACAGTCTacagaatttgaagtgcaataagTGCAGTGCATAATACTGCGTCTAAAGTTAGATTAGTAAGGTACGTAAAACCATTCATGAGACACGTGCTGTAGTATGGCCTTCTTAAAATATGTTTCCTTCCCTTGTTGCTAATTTgcaaacttctcaagtggactttcagCTCTGTGACAGACTGATAGAAAGTAAGCTTGCTTTTACCTGCTGTATCTCCAGTGAAAGTgcatccagttttttttttttttttttttttttttttttgagtccaTAATTATTGTGACAATACTTTAAAAGTAATCCTGCTGTTGCTGAAGTAGTGCTGTGAAAACGTCCTGTTGTCACAGT encodes:
- the pex7 gene encoding peroxisomal biogenesis factor 7; the protein is MTSPMPTKVFRSPARHGYAVEASPFLAQRLACATSQHYGIAGGGSLLVLDDTPDGLRLVSRWEWSDGVFDVSWSEANEHVLVAAGGDGSLQLWDAHRRNVAPLRVAKEHTQEVYAVDWSQTRGVDAIVSGSWDRTVKVWDSVLGQSLSTLTGHQGVVYSTIWSPHISACFASASGDGTLRVWDAKAGACRLVVPAHNAEVLSCDWCKYDQNIVVTGSVDRSLRVWDLRNPRQPVNQMRGHAYAVRRVKFSPFSGNMLASCSYDFTVRFWDWKNAIPLVDTVEHHSEFVCGLDFNMHVPNQVLDCSWDETVKTYTPPCLSAATPHP